One region of Turicibacter bilis genomic DNA includes:
- the pheT gene encoding phenylalanine--tRNA ligase subunit beta, with amino-acid sequence MLVSVNWLSQYIDLSDIDPKDLAEKITRTGIEVESVNVLADATNVVIGYVEERVQHPNADKLSVCQVNVGGEDGVVQIVCGAKNVAAGQKIIVAKPGAVLPGNFKIKKSKLRGEESNGMCCSLKELGIEQKLVPQAYADGIFICADDAPVGMDALEYLKFHDTVIELGLTPNRMDCLSMYGVAYEVAAILSRDVKFDEVTVEEVAEAAKDLIKVSSKTEKAPMYLSRVVKNVEIKESPQWLQARLIAAGMRPKNNVVDITNYVMLEMGQPLHAFDYDTIASKEIVVREAIAGETMKTLDGQDRELAEGDIIITDGQTPIAIAGVMGGAATEVTDNTTNVLLESALFDRLSVRKTSTRLGLRSESSARFEKGIDAKRTELAINRAAQLLAELANGQVCAGIVAHDELTVEPVSIEITAAKINSVLGTNMSNEEVANVWTRLNFTYDLNGNVFTVHVPSRRLDITIVEDLIEEAGRIYGYDNIPTTLPSTDIKGGYKPIQLMRNKAHQTLMACGLTQVITYSLTSAEKAEQFLSIPANKKELVKLAMPMSEDRSHLRQSTIPQLLEVVRYNNARTMDTVAIYEIGKVYGQANGEYTEETKISGAVTGQIITNKWQAKVEKVDFYVAKGYVDAVLTEMGHLNVTYRPVVADEYKEFHPGRTAMVYVNDILVGVVGQVHPELQRELDLHETYVFELSLDVLFGLETSKPAYAMVPKHPGMTRDIALVVDREVLADDLVQTIKKAANKLLQTVEVFDIYEGKGVEEGKKSVAISLYYLDREKTLTDEDLQPTHQKVLNALTKEHDAVLRG; translated from the coding sequence ATGTTAGTTTCAGTGAATTGGTTAAGTCAATATATTGATTTAAGCGATATTGATCCAAAAGATTTAGCAGAAAAAATTACAAGAACAGGGATTGAAGTAGAATCGGTTAATGTATTAGCAGATGCAACGAATGTTGTAATTGGTTATGTTGAAGAACGTGTACAACATCCAAATGCGGATAAATTATCAGTATGTCAAGTAAATGTTGGTGGAGAAGACGGTGTTGTTCAAATCGTATGTGGTGCGAAAAACGTAGCGGCTGGACAAAAAATCATCGTGGCTAAACCAGGAGCTGTTTTACCAGGAAACTTTAAAATTAAAAAATCAAAACTACGCGGTGAAGAATCTAACGGAATGTGTTGTTCATTAAAAGAGTTAGGGATTGAGCAAAAGTTAGTTCCTCAAGCTTATGCAGATGGAATCTTCATTTGTGCAGATGATGCTCCAGTTGGAATGGACGCATTAGAATATTTAAAATTCCATGATACAGTGATTGAGCTTGGATTAACGCCAAACCGTATGGATTGTTTATCAATGTATGGCGTTGCTTACGAAGTAGCTGCTATTTTATCACGTGACGTTAAATTTGATGAAGTAACAGTGGAAGAAGTAGCAGAAGCTGCTAAAGACTTAATCAAAGTTAGCTCAAAAACTGAGAAAGCACCAATGTACTTATCACGCGTTGTGAAAAACGTTGAAATCAAAGAATCTCCACAATGGTTACAAGCTCGTTTAATCGCAGCTGGAATGCGCCCGAAAAATAACGTAGTTGACATCACGAACTATGTCATGTTAGAGATGGGACAACCATTACATGCTTTTGATTACGATACAATCGCTTCTAAAGAAATTGTTGTTCGTGAAGCCATTGCTGGTGAAACAATGAAAACATTGGATGGGCAAGATCGTGAATTAGCAGAAGGAGATATTATCATTACGGATGGTCAAACACCAATTGCCATTGCTGGTGTGATGGGAGGAGCAGCGACTGAGGTTACAGATAATACAACAAACGTGTTATTAGAATCAGCATTATTCGATCGTTTATCAGTTCGTAAAACATCAACTCGTTTAGGATTACGTTCTGAATCATCAGCTCGTTTTGAAAAAGGAATTGATGCAAAACGTACAGAGTTAGCAATTAACCGTGCAGCACAGTTATTAGCTGAGTTAGCTAATGGGCAAGTATGTGCTGGAATCGTTGCTCATGATGAGTTAACAGTTGAACCAGTAAGTATTGAAATTACAGCAGCTAAAATCAACTCAGTACTCGGAACAAACATGAGCAATGAAGAGGTAGCAAATGTTTGGACACGATTAAACTTTACTTATGATTTAAATGGTAATGTATTTACGGTACACGTTCCATCTCGTCGATTAGATATTACAATTGTTGAGGATTTAATTGAAGAAGCGGGACGTATTTATGGGTACGATAATATTCCAACAACGTTACCTTCAACAGATATTAAAGGTGGATATAAACCAATCCAATTAATGCGCAATAAAGCACACCAAACATTAATGGCTTGCGGATTAACACAAGTCATTACTTATTCATTAACAAGTGCTGAAAAAGCAGAGCAATTCTTATCGATCCCAGCTAACAAGAAAGAATTAGTTAAATTAGCGATGCCGATGAGTGAAGATCGCTCACACTTACGTCAATCAACCATTCCTCAATTATTAGAAGTAGTGCGTTATAATAATGCACGTACAATGGATACGGTAGCTATTTATGAAATTGGAAAAGTTTACGGTCAAGCTAATGGAGAATATACAGAAGAAACGAAAATTTCAGGGGCTGTGACAGGACAAATCATTACAAATAAATGGCAAGCAAAAGTTGAAAAAGTAGACTTCTATGTGGCGAAAGGTTATGTTGATGCAGTCTTAACTGAAATGGGTCACTTAAATGTCACTTATCGTCCAGTCGTAGCTGATGAATATAAAGAGTTCCATCCAGGACGTACGGCTATGGTTTATGTAAATGATATCTTAGTAGGGGTAGTTGGACAAGTTCATCCTGAATTACAACGTGAATTAGACTTACATGAAACATATGTATTTGAATTATCATTAGATGTGTTATTCGGATTAGAAACTTCAAAACCTGCTTATGCAATGGTACCTAAACATCCGGGTATGACACGTGATATTGCGTTAGTCGTTGATCGTGAAGTATTAGCAGATGACTTAGTTCAAACCATCAAAAAAGCAGCTAATAAATTATTACAAACGGTTGAAGTCTTTGATATTTACGAAGGTAAAGGTGTTGAAGAAGGTAAAAAATCAGTGGCAATTTCACTTTACTATTTAGATCGTGAAAAAACATTAACAGATGAAGATTTACAACCAACACACCAAAAAGTATTAAATGCTTTAACTAAAGAGCATGACGCTGTTTTACGTGGATAG
- a CDS encoding bifunctional 3-deoxy-7-phosphoheptulonate synthase/chorismate mutase, with the protein MKNENLNQLRNRIDEINLQLLQLLNERTELVEAVGREKDKQGLKKYDPIREQQIIEQLKEKNQGPMSDEMMVHIFKEIFKVSVKLQEEKSHKKGLLVSRKNKSEDTVIEVNGDSIGEGEATFVFGPCSVESQEQMERVAANLAAKGLKYIRGGAFKPRTSPYDFQGLGIEGLKIMSEVAKKYDLRVISEIMDASDLEAALPYLDVVQIGARNMQNFSLLKAVGHINKPVLLKRGLSATIEEFVNAAEYITMHGNPNVMLCERGIRTYEKATRNTLDISAVPILKRETHLPVFVDITHSTGRKDILLPIAKAALAVGADGIMAEVHPNPTVALSDANQQMSLEEFDVFFKNLLS; encoded by the coding sequence ATGAAAAATGAAAATTTAAATCAGTTAAGAAATCGAATTGATGAGATTAATTTACAACTTTTACAATTATTAAATGAACGTACAGAATTAGTAGAAGCAGTGGGTCGTGAAAAAGATAAACAGGGATTAAAAAAATATGATCCCATTCGTGAACAACAAATCATTGAACAATTAAAAGAAAAAAATCAAGGACCTATGAGTGATGAAATGATGGTCCACATTTTTAAAGAAATTTTCAAAGTAAGTGTGAAATTACAAGAAGAAAAGAGCCATAAAAAAGGATTATTAGTATCGCGTAAAAATAAATCGGAAGATACAGTTATCGAAGTTAATGGAGATTCTATTGGGGAAGGAGAAGCAACCTTTGTTTTTGGACCATGCAGTGTTGAATCACAAGAGCAAATGGAACGTGTCGCAGCTAATCTAGCTGCCAAAGGTTTAAAATATATTCGAGGAGGCGCATTTAAGCCGCGAACATCTCCTTATGACTTCCAAGGTCTTGGAATTGAAGGCTTAAAAATCATGTCTGAGGTGGCGAAAAAATATGATTTACGCGTGATCAGTGAAATCATGGATGCAAGTGATTTAGAAGCAGCTTTACCTTATTTAGATGTTGTGCAAATTGGTGCTCGTAATATGCAAAACTTTTCATTATTAAAAGCAGTTGGACATATTAATAAACCTGTTTTATTAAAACGTGGATTAAGTGCAACGATTGAAGAATTTGTAAATGCTGCTGAATATATTACGATGCATGGAAATCCAAATGTTATGTTATGTGAACGTGGAATTCGTACATATGAAAAAGCAACGCGTAATACACTTGATATTTCAGCGGTCCCAATTTTAAAACGTGAGACGCATTTACCAGTTTTTGTTGACATTACTCACTCAACGGGACGTAAAGACATCTTACTTCCAATTGCAAAAGCCGCTTTAGCTGTTGGTGCAGATGGAATTATGGCTGAAGTTCATCCAAATCCGACTGTGGCATTATCAGATGCGAATCAACAAATGAG